CTTGCAGACAAGGTCTATTACCCTTTCCAGCCAAACAAAACATAAGCTTCTAACTTGCTTTAGCCAATTGAAAAACCCTAATAACCGCCATTGAGGCGCGCGAGGAAAGAAGTAATGGCGTCGTCTGAGAAGCGATGCCTATACGAAGTCCTCGGCGTGAACCGTGACGTCACCGCTGACGAAATCCGGTCAGCTTACCGCAAGCTCGCCTTACAACGCCACCCAGACAAGCTTGTCCGATCCGGCGTGCCTGAATCCGAAGCAACAGCTTCGTTTCAAGAGCTTGTTAACGCTTACGAAGTTCTATCCGACGCGCGGGAACGCGCGTGGTACGACTCGCATCGGTCTCAGATACTATTCTCCAATTCCGGTCCTGCGAATTCGGGTTCTAATTCGGGTCCTGTACCTGACTTGTTTTCGTTCTTTTCGAATTCGGTGTATAATGGATATTCGGATAAAGGGAAGGGATTTTATAAGGTGTATGGTGATTTGTTTGACAAGATATATCAAACTGATTTGAATTTCGCGAGGAAGTTGGGGACAGATTTGCCTAAAGAAGCTCCTCTTATGGGAAATTTGGACAGTCCTTATGCTCAGGTATGTAATCCACCACcaccaccctttttttttttggaaattatgcTCTATGTCTAAtgggagaaaatatttacgccaTGTAGCCCGGTTTAAACAcctttatacacttttatacaaggtggatatattatgtataatgctttccgCAGGTAAAATGTTGTATAACATTGTATATTGGGCTACATGGCATAATActttatgttgggctgtatatttttgaaaatttccccaTTTTTGTGCATTATATGTTTCTTGAGCATGTTCAGAAATTTTGAATATCTATAATGGACAACTACGTTATATTCCCTTCCCTATGGATGATCTTTGCTATTTTATCTCACTGTTATTGGTTTTTGCTGTATTTTTAGTTTCACATGCAAATTTTTCTTAAGGGTTAGAAATAAAATTTCTTCAGAATGGAAAAGACAACTTCTTGATTCCATCAGTAATAGAACAAAGTAGCCCGGGTTGAAATTTGATTCCCTGGTTGCTCTTTTCTAGGGCTTTCTGTTTGTAAAATGCGGTGCATATTGCTGTATTAGTAGTAACCTTTTAGTACATTATGATGCAGGCGACAGCGTTCTATAGCTATTGGTCAGGATTTGTTACAGTGATGGACTTTTGTTGGGTAGATCAGTATGACGTGATGGCGGGACCCAATAGAAAGTCAAGGAGGATAATGGAGGATGAGAACAAGAAGCTGAGGAAAAAGGCAAAAAGGGAATATAATGAGACTGTTAGAGGATTGGCGGAGTTTGTGAAAAAGAGAGATAAGAGAGTGATTGACATGCAGTTGAAGAAGAATGAGGAAATggagaagaaaaaggaagagGAACGCAAGAGAAAGAAGGAGCTAGAGAGACAGAAGGCTGAGAGAGCAAAGAAATATGTAGAGCCTGAGTGGACGAAAGTAGAGGAGTTAGAAGATGAAGAATTTGAGGAGGATTCGGATGAGGACGAGAAAAAGAAGGCAGATGTGAATGAATTGTACTGTGTGGCGTGTTCGAAGAAGTTCAAGAGTGAGAAACAGTGGAAAAATCACGAGCAGTCCAAGAAGCATAAGGAGAAGGTGGCAGCTTTGAGAGAAGCTTTTGATGacgaagatgatgaatatgaaggGTTGGTGGACGATGGGGCAAGTGAGGAGCAAAACGTAGCTGATGCTGATAGAACAACTGATTTATCTGCAGATGATGGGGTGGATGAGTTGGCAGAGCATTTAGAAGGTAGTACACGAATTCAAGAAGATGAGCGTGAGGATGATGAGGTTCAGAGCAGCGAGGAAGATGAGACCACTAATTATCAGAGTGGCAGTAATTTAAAGGGAGTGGCTGATGAACTTGTATTAGATGATGATGAAGCTAGTGTACTTGAATCTATGATATCTGGCCGCAAAAGTAGGAAGAATGCAGGTCCAGGTGGCAGTCATCAAACTTCAGCAAAGAATGTTCAGGGTGAAACCGGTAATGATGAAATGGACTTCATGGAATATAATAaccttagaagtactaggagaaATAGGGGTGGCCGGAGACAAAGAAACAGGAgaccacaagaagaagaagaagaagaagaagcagcaggAGGAGGAGGAGATGTAAATAGTGGCCGGAGACAAAGAAACAGGAgaccacaagaagaagaagaagaagaagcaggagGAGGAGCAGGAGATGTAAGATTTCGTGTTGCTGAAGTTGGTACTGACTCCGAGGTAAAAAGTGCATGTAATGATAGCTCAGCTTGCCAGGAGCCTTCATCCCAGCCTTCAGCAGAAACTGCTAATGATCACAAAGGAGATGACGTCTCGGGAAATAGTGAAAAAGTTACAAGTCATGGTACAGACAAGAAAACTACCgcaaagaaggaaaaaaataacaaatcaaaAGATGCAACCAAAGGAAGGAAACAGAAGGTACTCAAAATTCGTCTGTTCGAAGATAATCTTGTCTTGTTTGATGTCAATCTCTTTGTGATTCTCTTTTTCCTCTCCCCCCTCTTCAACAATCTTTGAGaatttactacttcatttctgcAGTTATGTACTCTTCCAATTTCAAGTGAATCTTTTAAAAGGACAAAGAAACTTATATTAGGTGTCTTCTGATGTGTTTGTGAATGTAACCAACCAAGcttttgttatgttttgtaacATTGTTTCATTTGAATTCAGGCAAAATCGAAATCTTCTAGCAACTTGTGCGATACATGTGGGGAGGAATTCGATTCAAGGTCTGTGATGCAGGCTTAGTCATGAATCTTTATGTTGATTAATGAGGTTATATTTCCTCTTCTTTTCCATATCTAATTATCTGCTTCTCCCATCACAGGAATCAGTTACATAAGCATCTAGGATCGACGGGGCATGCTAAACTAAAATCTCGCTGATATTATTGAATCCTCATTGATTGCAATTCAAGATGATTGCTGGATGTTGGGGCGGATTATTTGTTCTTTTCTTATTCTTTATGATTTATAGATATGGTCTACGATTTAGCATCATCATTTATACCATATTCAATTCAaatgagtgaaaaaaaaaaaatcaaagaatgTTATATCTTGACAAAGATGACTACATGAGGTACTTTGCTGATTACAGACCATTTCTACGTTTATGTATGCTAAAGGTGGCAAATGCGGTGTGACCAAATACTGAAGCACTCTAATTTACTGAAATATGGGGGCTCACACAGCGAACACTTTCCTGATGGGTCTAAATGCTTGTGCTGAACCCACTTTTCTCTCCACTGCAATGGAAGAAGGAAACAAGCAGCCAGTGGTAGCTAGTAACTGCTTACAGTAACATTGATATAAGGCTTTCTCCAGAGGTTAAGCTAAAATAAACTAGAGATTATTCCCTCCATTTCATTTCACTTGGCCCTTATATTAAAAAtgaatttttcttttttacttatcCATTTTTGCAAATCAAGAACAActtattattttctttcaatgCTACCCTTATCATTAAATAGCTATAGAGTACTATTATTCAAATGTATATTTTCGGAGCATAATTAATAAGGTTAATTTAGTAAAATAAATTCtaataaatactccctccggtCTAAAATAATTAAGGTTTTAAGCTTGGACACATGGATTAAGAAATTCACCAACTTCTAAAAATCAAGAAAGGTTTTGACTAAGATACCCTCgattatgattttttttctattttaggTTGACATAATTATTATAGGGATAATTATGGAGATACGGGAAATATgtcaagggcaaatttggaaaagaGTACTAAATACTTTCCtgattttgtaaaatatcaatTATTTTGAAACAACTTTTAGAGGATAAAACCACAATTGTTTTGGACCTAAGGGACTACTTTCTAAGGGGAGTGCcaagtaaaaataaaatgaagggaGTATGACATTGGAGAAATTTTTTTGAGGCTGCAGTGGCTCAGCCTCCTTATGACTTGAACGAGGGCCAAATTCCGACATTTGATGACTCGAAAAATGAATATCAGTGCAACTGCATCATAATTGAATACCACTTGCACTTGCAAAGTTCTATATAACAGAACATCACACACACATTCACATGTATCGCATCTGCTTCCGACCGGCAAATTTTCAACGGACATGACCAGAATAATCATTTATAAGTTTGTGGACAAACTACATTTCACTGCTAGGCCAAAACACTGTAACAAGAGCAGTGTCATAGAGGGGCGCTGAGAACAATTTACATAGGCAAAAATCTATGTCGATCTTATAAGTTATATACACCCTGCCAAAAACATGGGAAGAAGTTGCTTCCTCAAAATATAATGGTACAAATAACATTTCTGGAGCATATGTTCCGAGGCATAGTAGTCACATAATTACCTAGCCTCTACCCCATACTGCACTCGGAATTCGCAACTGTATAAACAAACAAGCAGGAAACCTCAGTCACAATGGTCTGTTAGCTGCTTCTTGAATGTAAG
The nucleotide sequence above comes from Lycium barbarum isolate Lr01 chromosome 3, ASM1917538v2, whole genome shotgun sequence. Encoded proteins:
- the LOC132632861 gene encoding DNAJ protein JJJ1 homolog, yielding MASSEKRCLYEVLGVNRDVTADEIRSAYRKLALQRHPDKLVRSGVPESEATASFQELVNAYEVLSDARERAWYDSHRSQILFSNSGPANSGSNSGPVPDLFSFFSNSVYNGYSDKGKGFYKVYGDLFDKIYQTDLNFARKLGTDLPKEAPLMGNLDSPYAQATAFYSYWSGFVTVMDFCWVDQYDVMAGPNRKSRRIMEDENKKLRKKAKREYNETVRGLAEFVKKRDKRVIDMQLKKNEEMEKKKEEERKRKKELERQKAERAKKYVEPEWTKVEELEDEEFEEDSDEDEKKKADVNELYCVACSKKFKSEKQWKNHEQSKKHKEKVAALREAFDDEDDEYEGLVDDGASEEQNVADADRTTDLSADDGVDELAEHLEGSTRIQEDEREDDEVQSSEEDETTNYQSGSNLKGVADELVLDDDEASVLESMISGRKSRKNAGPGGSHQTSAKNVQGETGNDEMDFMEYNNLRSTRRNRGGRRQRNRRPQEEEEEEEAAGGGGDVNSGRRQRNRRPQEEEEEEAGGGAGDVRFRVAEVGTDSEVKSACNDSSACQEPSSQPSAETANDHKGDDVSGNSEKVTSHGTDKKTTAKKEKNNKSKDATKGRKQKAKSKSSSNLCDTCGEEFDSRNQLHKHLGSTGHAKLKSR